The following proteins are encoded in a genomic region of Pelodictyon phaeoclathratiforme BU-1:
- the gvpA gene encoding gas vesicle structural protein GvpA: MSVEKTIGSSSLVEVIDRILDKGVVVDAWVRVSLVGIELLAIEARVVVASVETYLKYAEAIGLTAKAA, encoded by the coding sequence ATGTCAGTAGAAAAAACAATCGGTTCATCAAGCCTCGTAGAGGTTATCGATCGTATTCTTGACAAGGGTGTTGTTGTTGATGCATGGGTAAGGGTATCACTTGTTGGAATCGAACTTCTTGCCATCGAAGCAAGGGTAGTCGTTGCCTCTGTAGAGACCTATCTGAAATATGCTGAAGCAATCGGCCTGACCGCAAAAGCAGCGTAG
- the gvpA gene encoding gas vesicle structural protein GvpA: MSVEKTIGSSSLVEVIDRILDKGVVVDAWVRVSLVGIELLAIEARVVVASVETYLKYAEAIGLTAKAA, encoded by the coding sequence ATGTCAGTAGAAAAAACAATCGGTTCATCAAGCCTCGTAGAGGTTATCGATCGTATTCTTGACAAGGGTGTTGTTGTTGATGCATGGGTAAGGGTATCACTTGTTGGAATCGAACTTCTTGCCATCGAAGCAAGGGTAGTCGTTGCCTCTGTAGAGACCTATCTGAAATATGCTGAAGCAATCGGCCTGACCGCAAAAGCAGCATAA
- the gvpA gene encoding gas vesicle structural protein GvpA: MSVEKTIGSSSLVEVIDRILDKGVVVDAWVRVSLVGIELLAIEARVVVASVETYLKYAEAIGLTAKAA, encoded by the coding sequence ATGTCAGTAGAAAAAACAATCGGTTCATCAAGTCTCGTCGAGGTTATCGATCGTATCCTTGACAAGGGTGTTGTTGTTGATGCATGGGTAAGGGTATCGCTTGTGGGTATTGAACTTCTTGCCATCGAAGCAAGGGTAGTCGTTGCCTCTGTAGAGACCTATCTGAAATATGCTGAAGCAATCGGCCTGACCGCAAAAGCAGCATAA
- the gvpA gene encoding gas vesicle structural protein GvpA: MSVEKTIGSSSLVEVIDRILDKGVVVDAWVRVSLVGIELLAIEARVVVASVETYLKYAEAIGLTAKAA, encoded by the coding sequence ATGTCAGTAGAAAAAACAATCGGTTCATCAAGCCTCGTAGAGGTTATTGATCGTATCCTTGACAAGGGTGTTGTTGTTGATGCATGGGTAAGGGTATCGCTTGTGGGTATTGAACTTCTTGCCATCGAAGCAAGGGTAGTCGTTGCCTCTGTAGAGACCTATCTGAAATATGCTGAAGCAATCGGCCTGACCGCAAAAGCAGCATAA
- a CDS encoding DNA alkylation repair protein: MSGTASMIMKRLEALSNPEAARFAQRFFKTGPGEYAEGDLFRGIRVPVLRKLSLTVDDVPMPELILLLESAFHEDRLLALLMLMRRFIRGDEPSRKRIYDIYLAHTRCINNWDLVDISAPHIVGSFLHDHPRTSLLQLADSERLWERRIAIIATFHFIRLGEFQDTLALGEKLLQDPEELIHKATGWMLREVGKRNLAALEDFLSRHYQRMPRVMLRYAIERFPEARRLLYLKGNL, translated from the coding sequence ATGAGTGGTACTGCATCCATGATCATGAAACGTCTTGAGGCGCTCTCAAATCCCGAGGCGGCCCGGTTTGCGCAGAGATTTTTCAAAACTGGGCCCGGTGAATATGCTGAAGGTGATCTTTTTCGTGGAATTCGGGTGCCAGTGTTGAGAAAACTTTCCTTGACGGTGGATGATGTTCCTATGCCTGAGCTTATTCTGCTGCTTGAGTCGGCTTTTCATGAAGATCGATTGCTTGCTCTGTTGATGCTGATGCGTCGTTTTATCCGGGGTGACGAACCCTCACGGAAGCGGATTTACGATATCTACCTTGCACATACCCGATGTATCAACAACTGGGATCTGGTTGATATTTCCGCGCCGCATATTGTCGGCAGCTTTTTACATGACCATCCACGAACGTCCCTCCTTCAACTTGCTGATTCTGAGAGGTTGTGGGAGCGCAGAATTGCTATTATCGCAACCTTTCATTTCATCCGTCTGGGAGAATTTCAGGATACTCTTGCTCTGGGAGAAAAGCTGCTTCAGGATCCTGAAGAGCTGATTCATAAGGCTACAGGGTGGATGCTCAGGGAGGTTGGCAAGCGTAACCTGGCTGCACTTGAAGATTTTTTATCGAGACATTATCAGCGTATGCCAAGGGTTATGCTCCGATATGCAATTGAGCGCTTTCCTGAAGCAAGGCGGCTTCTCTACCTGAAAGGGAATTTGTAA
- a CDS encoding ABC-F family ATP-binding cassette domain-containing protein has translation MVLLTVEGLQKKYGLKHLFEDVSFGIDDRDKIGIIGANGSGKSTLLKILAGVETPDKGKVMVANQKRIAYLPQDSPFNPEDTVLEAILKSSDKAMDLIYEYEVVCKELETRHSEDPSLIEKMSRLAHELDVCGAWELESNAKMVLGKLGLYDLAATMGTLSGGQRKRVALAHALVVPSDGLILDEPTNHLDADSVEWLEQYIRRYQGAVLLITHDRYFLDRVATRMIEMDGRTAVTYTGGYSSYLLQKAEQEEQAIRDDRKRSALVRQELEWMRGGCKARTTKQKARMLRAESLVYAPKKQKSKELEIGFGAGRLGDKIIEFHQVSKSYGDKLLLHSFEYHLQKGDRIGIIGPNGSGKTTLFDMITGRVEPDSGHIDLGKTVNIGYYDQQSRGLDDSKRVIEYIQEHAEQIKTKDGTVFSAARMLERFLFAPSTQYSYISTLSGGERRRLYLLKQLIDSPNVLLLDEPTNDLDIPTLRVLEDYLDTFQGCLLVVSHDRYFLDRTVEYIFAFEENGSIRRYPGNYTVYLEMKAALAAKGKDEKKSSAKEAQKILPPVSVKPKPSKLSGKEKRELELLEQTIHDAEIRQSEIAARLASAGSDFGLQQQLGSELQALQQQLEKEMARWSKLAEQA, from the coding sequence ATGGTGCTTTTAACAGTTGAAGGGTTACAGAAAAAATATGGTCTGAAACATTTGTTTGAGGATGTCTCGTTTGGCATTGATGATCGCGACAAGATCGGTATTATCGGGGCAAACGGGAGCGGTAAAAGTACGCTTTTGAAGATTCTTGCGGGGGTTGAAACGCCTGATAAAGGAAAGGTGATGGTGGCTAACCAGAAGAGGATTGCCTATTTGCCGCAGGATTCTCCTTTCAATCCTGAGGATACGGTGCTGGAAGCCATTCTGAAGTCGAGCGATAAGGCGATGGATCTGATTTATGAGTATGAAGTGGTCTGCAAGGAGCTGGAGACGCGCCACAGTGAAGACCCATCGTTGATTGAGAAGATGAGTCGGCTTGCTCACGAGCTTGATGTGTGTGGTGCATGGGAGCTTGAATCGAATGCCAAAATGGTGCTTGGTAAACTGGGTCTTTATGATCTTGCGGCAACCATGGGTACGCTGTCCGGTGGTCAGCGCAAGCGTGTGGCATTGGCTCATGCGCTTGTTGTGCCGAGTGACGGGCTTATCCTTGATGAACCGACCAACCATCTTGATGCCGATAGTGTTGAGTGGCTGGAGCAGTATATCCGTCGTTATCAGGGCGCGGTGCTTTTGATTACGCATGACCGATATTTTCTTGATCGTGTGGCGACTCGAATGATTGAAATGGATGGCCGGACGGCGGTTACCTACACCGGAGGATATTCAAGTTACCTGTTGCAGAAGGCTGAACAGGAAGAGCAGGCGATACGGGATGATCGCAAGCGTTCCGCCCTTGTCCGTCAGGAGCTGGAGTGGATGAGGGGTGGCTGCAAGGCACGGACGACGAAACAGAAAGCCCGTATGTTGCGTGCCGAGAGCCTTGTGTATGCTCCGAAAAAGCAGAAGTCAAAAGAGCTTGAGATCGGCTTCGGAGCTGGTCGGCTGGGTGATAAAATCATTGAGTTTCACCAGGTATCAAAATCGTACGGTGACAAGTTGCTGCTGCATTCGTTTGAGTATCATCTGCAAAAGGGAGACCGTATTGGCATTATCGGACCGAACGGTTCGGGAAAAACGACCCTGTTTGATATGATTACCGGGCGTGTTGAGCCTGACAGTGGCCATATTGATCTTGGTAAGACGGTGAATATCGGTTATTACGATCAGCAGAGCAGGGGACTTGATGATTCGAAACGGGTGATTGAGTATATTCAGGAGCATGCCGAGCAGATCAAGACTAAGGATGGCACAGTTTTTTCTGCTGCGAGAATGCTTGAGCGTTTTCTCTTTGCGCCCTCAACCCAGTACAGTTATATCAGCACCCTTTCGGGAGGCGAACGCCGGCGGCTCTATCTGCTCAAACAGCTCATTGATTCGCCCAATGTGCTTCTGCTTGACGAACCGACCAACGATCTTGATATCCCGACGCTCCGGGTGCTTGAAGACTATCTCGATACCTTTCAGGGCTGCCTTTTGGTGGTCAGTCACGATCGCTATTTCCTTGACCGGACGGTGGAGTATATTTTCGCCTTCGAGGAGAACGGCAGTATTCGTCGCTATCCGGGTAACTATACCGTCTACCTCGAAATGAAAGCAGCTTTGGCGGCCAAGGGAAAGGATGAAAAGAAATCATCTGCGAAAGAGGCTCAGAAGATTCTTCCACCGGTATCGGTAAAGCCAAAGCCCTCAAAGCTTTCAGGCAAGGAGAAGCGTGAGCTTGAGCTGCTTGAGCAGACGATCCACGATGCTGAAATCCGTCAGTCGGAGATAGCCGCACGTCTTGCGTCGGCAGGTAGTGATTTTGGGTTGCAGCAGCAGCTTGGGTCGGAACTTCAGGCGCTTCAACAGCAGCTTGAAAAAGAGATGGCCCGGTGGAGTAAGCTGGCTGAACAGGCGTAG
- a CDS encoding PAS domain-containing sensor histidine kinase yields the protein MEKKLLRLEQENARLKALLKEREEEKRITSLRTGECLSESEEKFRILFDEHSAVMLVIDPDTANIVDANRAAASFYGWSIEELRKMNIQQINLLSPDVVLKEMEKTRSSKQNRFVFCHRLFDGSVRDVEVFSNRIEIGGKAFLYSVIHDITERNQAEQELRISEERFRKLFESHAAVKILLDPDTGNIVDANRAAADFYGWSVEELRKMNIRQINPITVEEIQNNLDKSRSAKQNRFFFRHCRSDGSVRDVEVFSSKIEITGKEFLYAIVFDITESKKTEKLLSDSELKFRTITEQMVEVVFVSDRSGILTYASQAIEKIFGYTPQEVIGDHFTEYLAEDEIPGALLIFNKTLQDDLIDQVVEFRFRKKNGDFFYGEVHVHYFQGQDLSGMMGLIRDVTERKKNENRRKQYEQELLENGLLLKSIYEEVNHSIFVVDVLPDGSYQYKGHNPLNEQLTGISNQELVGATPEKLFPPQIAQKFIGNYDACVRRGSSIHFEENLQFMGKVSWWETVLNPVRNDYGRIYRIIGTSTKITARKLAEQKLFHLNKTLEERIAERTRELEIMHQQVILHEKLASIGQLAAGIAHELNNPLNFIKINFSTQKEYFDDLLLLVNEYREITGKVESMGGFLAPALQKLRRMEAELDIDMLLDDIPMIFSESNNGFERMTTIINSMRNFSITHAPDERVSFDLNQGLRDMLILARHEYRDIAGIETRFDEVLPSVYCNPEQINQLFLNMIVNSAHAIKSQNRSSPGTIALHTWFEGSKVFCSITDDGPGIPEEIRRDIFNPFFSTKEPGKGIGLGLSICYDIVVHKHGGTLSVECPAGGGTIITIGLPSRICPVAGFQPE from the coding sequence GTGGAAAAAAAGTTACTCCGGTTAGAGCAGGAAAATGCCCGATTGAAAGCGCTCCTGAAAGAGAGAGAGGAAGAGAAGCGGATTACTTCTCTTCGAACGGGTGAGTGTCTGAGTGAAAGCGAGGAAAAGTTCAGGATACTCTTCGACGAACATTCAGCCGTGATGCTGGTTATTGATCCTGATACGGCTAACATCGTCGATGCCAATCGTGCAGCCGCCAGCTTTTATGGCTGGTCGATTGAGGAGCTCAGGAAGATGAATATTCAGCAGATCAATCTTCTTTCACCGGATGTTGTGCTGAAAGAGATGGAAAAAACCCGTTCATCGAAGCAAAACCGATTTGTTTTTTGCCACCGCCTTTTTGACGGCTCTGTGCGGGATGTGGAGGTGTTCAGTAACCGAATTGAGATTGGGGGCAAAGCGTTTCTCTATTCAGTCATTCATGATATCACTGAACGCAATCAGGCTGAGCAGGAGTTGCGCATCAGTGAAGAGCGTTTCAGGAAGCTGTTTGAAAGTCATGCAGCGGTCAAGATTCTTCTCGATCCTGATACGGGCAATATTGTTGACGCCAATCGTGCGGCAGCAGACTTTTATGGGTGGTCTGTTGAGGAACTAAGGAAGATGAATATCAGGCAAATCAATCCGATCACTGTTGAAGAGATCCAGAATAATCTTGATAAAAGCCGTTCAGCAAAGCAAAACCGCTTTTTCTTTCGTCATTGCCGTTCGGATGGCTCTGTGCGTGATGTGGAGGTCTTCTCGAGCAAGATAGAGATTACGGGAAAGGAATTTCTTTATGCTATTGTTTTTGATATCACCGAGAGCAAAAAGACCGAAAAACTATTGAGTGACAGTGAACTGAAGTTTCGTACGATTACGGAACAGATGGTTGAGGTGGTTTTTGTTTCTGACAGGAGCGGAATTCTGACCTATGCCTCACAGGCTATTGAAAAGATTTTTGGCTATACCCCCCAGGAGGTTATCGGGGATCACTTTACCGAGTATCTTGCTGAAGATGAAATTCCGGGAGCGCTTCTCATATTCAATAAAACCTTGCAGGATGACTTGATCGATCAGGTTGTAGAGTTCAGGTTCAGGAAAAAGAACGGAGATTTTTTTTACGGGGAAGTTCATGTTCACTATTTTCAGGGGCAGGATTTATCGGGCATGATGGGGCTGATCCGTGATGTTACAGAGCGCAAAAAGAATGAAAACAGGCGTAAACAGTACGAGCAGGAGCTGCTTGAAAACGGGCTGTTGCTCAAAAGTATCTATGAGGAGGTCAATCATTCCATTTTTGTTGTTGACGTCCTTCCAGATGGTTCCTATCAGTATAAAGGCCATAATCCGCTTAATGAACAACTGACAGGAATAAGCAATCAGGAGCTTGTTGGAGCAACACCCGAAAAGCTTTTTCCTCCTCAAATTGCTCAAAAGTTTATCGGTAACTACGATGCCTGTGTGCGTCGAGGCAGTTCCATACATTTTGAAGAGAATTTGCAATTCATGGGTAAGGTGAGCTGGTGGGAGACGGTTCTTAATCCGGTTCGCAATGATTATGGTCGTATTTACCGGATTATCGGTACCAGTACCAAAATTACTGCACGCAAGCTGGCTGAACAAAAACTGTTTCATCTTAACAAGACACTCGAAGAGCGTATTGCAGAACGTACCCGAGAGCTTGAAATAATGCATCAGCAGGTGATTCTGCATGAAAAACTTGCCTCGATTGGTCAGCTTGCTGCCGGTATTGCCCATGAGCTGAATAATCCGCTCAATTTTATCAAGATCAACTTTTCGACCCAGAAGGAATATTTTGACGATCTCTTGTTGCTTGTAAACGAGTACCGGGAGATTACAGGAAAAGTGGAGTCGATGGGTGGATTTTTGGCTCCCGCGTTGCAAAAGCTACGCAGAATGGAGGCGGAGCTTGACATTGATATGCTGCTTGATGATATTCCGATGATCTTTTCCGAGTCAAATAATGGTTTCGAGCGTATGACAACCATTATCAACAGCATGAGGAATTTCTCCATAACTCACGCTCCTGATGAGCGGGTCTCGTTCGATCTCAATCAGGGACTCCGTGATATGCTTATTCTTGCCCGTCATGAATATCGTGACATTGCCGGGATTGAAACCAGGTTTGATGAAGTGCTTCCTTCGGTATACTGTAATCCGGAACAGATTAATCAGCTCTTTCTCAACATGATTGTCAATAGTGCACATGCAATCAAGTCACAGAATCGGAGTTCTCCCGGCACAATCGCGCTTCATACCTGGTTCGAGGGCAGCAAGGTCTTCTGCTCAATTACCGATGACGGGCCAGGCATACCGGAGGAAATCAGGAGAGATATTTTTAATCCGTTTTTCAGTACAAAAGAACCTGGAAAAGGTATCGGACTCGGGTTAAGCATTTGTTATGACATTGTTGTCCATAAACATGGTGGAACTCTTTCTGTTGAGTGTCCTGCTGGGGGAGGTACGATTATTACCATAGGGTTGCCTTCAAGGATCTGTCCAGTTGCCGGTTTTCAGCCAGAGTAG
- a CDS encoding ABC transporter ATP-binding protein, translating to MLDIQNLHAGYGEMPVLCSVNITIAEREIVSVVGSNGAGKSTLLKAISGIIKSTGIITFNHESLRTLAAHTIVQRGIVHVPEGRKIFPDMTVVENLMMGGYLHQKERQINLDRVFALFPKLAERRNQLGGTMSGGEQQMLAIGRGLMGNPKLLLLDEPSLGLSPLFTEVVFGAIRTINASGVTVLLVEQNVYQSLSISHRGYVIETGAIVLTGTGEELLNNREVKRAFLGM from the coding sequence ATGCTTGATATTCAAAATCTTCATGCGGGATACGGTGAAATGCCTGTTCTGTGCTCCGTCAACATTACGATTGCGGAGAGAGAGATTGTCTCTGTTGTTGGCAGCAATGGTGCCGGTAAATCAACCCTGCTTAAAGCAATCTCGGGGATTATCAAATCAACCGGTATCATCACCTTTAATCATGAATCGCTTCGTACTCTTGCAGCGCACACTATTGTTCAGCGAGGGATTGTGCATGTTCCGGAGGGACGAAAGATCTTTCCTGATATGACCGTTGTCGAAAATCTGATGATGGGAGGCTACCTGCACCAGAAAGAGCGTCAGATAAACCTTGATCGGGTCTTTGCCCTTTTTCCGAAACTTGCTGAACGTCGTAATCAACTGGGTGGAACCATGTCTGGCGGGGAGCAGCAAATGCTCGCCATTGGAAGGGGATTGATGGGTAATCCGAAGCTCCTGCTTCTTGACGAACCAAGTCTGGGATTATCGCCTCTCTTTACGGAGGTGGTTTTTGGCGCTATTCGTACCATTAATGCGAGTGGTGTTACGGTTCTTCTTGTTGAGCAGAATGTCTATCAGTCACTGAGCATCAGCCACAGGGGATATGTCATTGAAACCGGAGCGATTGTGCTTACCGGAACAGGTGAGGAGCTGCTGAATAACAGGGAGGTCAAGAGGGCTTTTCTTGGGATGTAA
- a CDS encoding ABC transporter ATP-binding protein, whose product MIQHLLHISHVSKHFGGNVAVSDVSFSVDEKEIFGLIGPNGAGKTTLFNCMTGFYPATAGDVIFDNKKINALRPDEVCRLGMVRTWQRVKPLGTLTVLENVMIGAFAITNATRDAEAIARENLQAVGLSDYADKLAGSLPIGLKKKLELARVLATHPKMLLLDEICGGLNHTETDTILEIIRRVRKQGATIVFIEHDMKAVTSICDRIVVLNSGEKLAEGTPEEITNNPDVIAAYLGGGYNA is encoded by the coding sequence ATGATACAGCATCTTCTCCATATCAGTCATGTCAGTAAACATTTTGGCGGTAATGTCGCTGTTTCTGATGTCAGTTTTTCTGTTGATGAGAAAGAGATTTTCGGTCTTATCGGGCCGAACGGTGCAGGAAAGACCACCTTGTTTAACTGTATGACCGGCTTTTATCCGGCAACTGCCGGAGATGTAATCTTTGATAACAAAAAAATCAATGCCCTGCGTCCTGACGAAGTGTGCCGTCTGGGCATGGTACGAACCTGGCAGAGGGTCAAGCCGCTGGGAACTCTTACAGTGCTGGAGAATGTCATGATTGGCGCCTTTGCCATCACCAATGCTACCCGGGATGCCGAGGCGATTGCAAGGGAGAATTTGCAGGCAGTTGGCCTGAGTGATTATGCCGATAAACTTGCCGGATCGTTGCCTATAGGACTGAAGAAAAAGCTTGAACTTGCGCGTGTGCTGGCTACCCATCCGAAAATGCTGCTTCTTGACGAAATATGTGGCGGGTTGAATCATACCGAAACCGATACCATTCTTGAAATCATCCGCCGGGTTCGGAAGCAGGGGGCGACCATTGTGTTTATCGAGCATGATATGAAAGCGGTTACCTCAATCTGCGACCGGATTGTTGTGCTGAACTCCGGGGAAAAGCTTGCGGAAGGTACGCCCGAAGAGATTACCAATAACCCTGATGTCATAGCCGCATACCTTGGAGGTGGATACAATGCTTGA
- a CDS encoding branched-chain amino acid ABC transporter permease yields MKQIALIVILAAIAAVVPLFMGENPYFTGILISVLMMAALSSAWNLLGGYAGQYSFGHAAYFGAGAYTTMILITLYNLNPVLCMAAGMVVACIIALITGSIVFRLRGHYFALASIAVAEIVRLSVLNFEFTGGAQGILLSDLSLWGLDLNSKNPFYYGMLLVLVVSLGITAYLRKSKTGFYLQAIREDQDAAASLGINLSFYKNKALLISAALTSVLGSLYGLYIRFIDTSAVLDLRLSIEIILTAIIGGVGTLWGPVIGAVLLVPLAEMLRSNFIGDALVKAGLVSETSGMGLFLKENLAHAHVLVYGIITVLCILYLPKGILGLFRRVK; encoded by the coding sequence ATGAAACAGATTGCACTTATCGTTATCCTTGCGGCAATAGCTGCTGTGGTGCCGCTTTTCATGGGGGAGAATCCCTATTTCACGGGAATATTGATTTCGGTGCTGATGATGGCGGCGCTCTCTTCGGCGTGGAATCTTCTTGGCGGTTATGCCGGGCAGTACAGCTTTGGTCATGCCGCCTATTTCGGGGCTGGCGCCTATACCACCATGATTTTGATCACGCTCTACAATCTCAACCCGGTTCTCTGCATGGCGGCAGGTATGGTTGTTGCCTGCATTATTGCCCTCATTACCGGAAGCATTGTGTTTCGGTTGCGAGGTCATTACTTTGCGTTGGCCTCCATTGCTGTTGCTGAAATTGTCCGGCTCTCGGTGCTCAATTTTGAGTTTACGGGAGGCGCACAGGGGATTCTGCTCTCGGATCTCTCTTTGTGGGGGCTTGACCTGAACAGCAAGAATCCCTTTTATTACGGGATGTTGCTGGTGCTTGTGGTTTCCCTTGGTATAACGGCCTATCTTCGGAAATCGAAGACGGGGTTCTATTTACAGGCAATCCGCGAGGATCAGGATGCAGCAGCTTCATTGGGCATTAATCTCTCCTTTTACAAAAACAAGGCGTTGCTGATATCCGCAGCCCTGACCTCTGTTCTGGGAAGTCTTTATGGTCTCTATATCCGCTTTATTGATACCTCGGCAGTTCTTGATCTTCGGCTCTCTATTGAAATCATTCTGACGGCAATTATCGGGGGTGTTGGAACCCTGTGGGGGCCGGTGATCGGGGCGGTTTTGCTTGTGCCGCTTGCCGAGATGTTGCGCTCAAATTTTATTGGGGATGCTCTGGTCAAGGCTGGTCTGGTATCGGAAACCTCAGGCATGGGGCTCTTTTTGAAAGAGAACCTGGCTCACGCCCATGTACTGGTCTATGGTATCATTACGGTGCTTTGCATACTTTATCTGCCCAAAGGTATTCTTGGGCTTTTCCGGAGGGTGAAATGA
- a CDS encoding branched-chain amino acid ABC transporter permease — protein MLFFQSLLSGILTGGVYALAGIGMSLVFGVMNISNFAHGDLMMLGMYLAYFAFTLLHIDPYLSLVLIMPVAFLFGFMLEKLFINRVIHHPHQNQILLTVGLGLIMSNTALLAFTSDPKILTTSYSSSAYNLPGGIFLSVPLVISFLITCGITALLSLFLLKTSTGMALRATSQNREAAQLMGINVAKMSAIAFGIGTALAATAGALIAPTYYIHPLAGHSFLLKAFTICVLGGLGSVIGAGVGGLIIGVVEAMSSTYISTDWKDVVVFVLFLAVLLLRPQGLFGKKGEQ, from the coding sequence ATGCTGTTTTTTCAATCGTTACTTTCAGGAATACTGACCGGTGGGGTTTATGCTCTTGCCGGAATAGGGATGTCCCTTGTTTTTGGCGTCATGAATATCAGTAACTTTGCTCATGGTGATTTGATGATGCTTGGCATGTATCTGGCATATTTTGCCTTTACCCTGCTGCATATTGATCCCTATCTGTCGCTGGTGCTGATTATGCCTGTAGCCTTTTTGTTCGGATTTATGCTGGAAAAGCTCTTTATCAATCGTGTTATCCATCATCCCCATCAAAACCAGATTCTCCTGACCGTTGGTCTTGGTCTTATCATGAGTAATACTGCACTTCTGGCATTTACCAGTGATCCGAAGATATTGACGACCTCCTATTCAAGCAGCGCATACAATTTGCCCGGAGGCATTTTCCTCTCTGTTCCCCTGGTGATCTCCTTTCTCATTACCTGCGGGATTACGGCACTGCTCTCTCTTTTTCTTTTAAAAACCAGTACTGGCATGGCTCTGCGGGCAACGAGCCAAAACAGGGAGGCTGCTCAGTTGATGGGCATCAATGTTGCTAAAATGAGTGCAATCGCCTTTGGTATTGGTACGGCTCTGGCTGCGACCGCAGGTGCACTGATAGCGCCAACCTATTATATTCATCCGCTTGCCGGGCACAGTTTTCTGCTGAAGGCGTTTACGATCTGTGTTTTAGGCGGTCTTGGCTCGGTTATCGGAGCTGGAGTCGGCGGGCTGATTATCGGCGTGGTTGAGGCAATGTCATCGACATACATCTCAACAGACTGGAAGGATGTTGTGGTCTTTGTACTTTTTCTTGCGGTTCTGCTTCTTCGTCCGCAAGGGTTGTTCGGTAAAAAAGGAGAGCAGTAA
- a CDS encoding ABC transporter substrate-binding protein: MKQKFLSIIAAALLAFPLQVSAAPVKIGFINSITGKEAQIGENLTNGAAMAIEDLKAKGIQVELVREDDGGDPKNALAAYEKLVTRDAVIGVVGPYTSGCANVVASRADQYKVPLLVPAAAKEEITMKGYKNVFRLNAPANVYSSVLMKAVAPYKPKTIAYVYAATDFGVSTVKTAQENALKMGLKEVANEKYQQGQPDYRSSLAKVKAANPDLVFLVSYDADAILLMRQAREIGLTPKAFLGAGAGYTTAQFAQQTEISNLVISATQWTDDVNWPGAADFAVRYKAKYAKEPSYHAACAYEAMRIMAITASATKSAVKLQAALKGGYWNGIMGPVKFADYGGFTNQNNHPMLVQQIANGKYETVYPAQFSKKKLIYPFKR, encoded by the coding sequence ATGAAACAGAAGTTTTTATCGATTATCGCAGCCGCCCTGTTGGCTTTCCCGTTACAGGTATCGGCAGCTCCAGTCAAGATAGGATTTATCAACTCAATCACCGGTAAAGAGGCGCAAATTGGCGAGAATCTGACCAATGGCGCGGCTATGGCAATTGAAGATCTGAAGGCCAAGGGAATTCAGGTTGAGCTTGTCAGGGAAGATGATGGCGGTGACCCGAAAAATGCTCTTGCGGCGTATGAAAAGCTGGTGACTCGTGATGCCGTTATCGGTGTTGTTGGCCCTTATACCTCGGGGTGTGCAAATGTTGTTGCCTCAAGGGCTGATCAGTATAAGGTGCCGCTGCTTGTTCCTGCAGCCGCCAAGGAGGAGATCACCATGAAGGGGTATAAGAATGTTTTCCGCCTGAATGCTCCTGCCAATGTCTATTCAAGTGTGCTGATGAAAGCGGTGGCGCCTTACAAACCGAAGACGATCGCCTATGTCTATGCCGCAACTGATTTTGGCGTATCGACGGTCAAGACTGCCCAGGAGAATGCTCTGAAAATGGGGTTGAAGGAGGTTGCCAACGAAAAGTATCAGCAGGGGCAACCCGATTACCGCTCTTCACTCGCAAAAGTCAAGGCGGCTAATCCTGATCTTGTTTTTCTGGTGTCGTATGATGCTGATGCTATTCTGCTGATGCGCCAGGCCAGGGAGATCGGACTTACACCAAAGGCTTTTCTTGGCGCGGGTGCCGGTTATACAACGGCTCAGTTTGCCCAGCAGACTGAAATCTCCAATCTTGTTATTTCTGCTACCCAGTGGACTGATGATGTCAATTGGCCGGGTGCGGCCGATTTTGCAGTTCGTTACAAGGCAAAATATGCGAAGGAGCCCTCCTATCATGCGGCCTGTGCTTATGAAGCCATGAGGATTATGGCGATTACGGCATCCGCCACCAAAAGTGCCGTGAAACTTCAGGCGGCTCTTAAGGGAGGATATTGGAATGGTATTATGGGGCCAGTCAAATTTGCTGACTATGGCGGTTTTACCAATCAGAACAACCATCCGATGCTGGTGCAGCAGATTGCAAACGGTAAGTATGAAACGGTCTATCCTGCTCAGTTCAGCAAAAAGAAGCTAATCTATCCCTTCAAGCGTTAA